A single genomic interval of uncultured Sphaerochaeta sp. harbors:
- a CDS encoding DNA topoisomerase IV subunit A, producing MTQAHAIFKENFLEYASYVIKERAIPDLVDGFKPVQRRIIHTLFEMDDGKFHKVANVVGWAMRYHPHGDSSIYEALVNLANCDLFIERQGNYGNILTGDRAAAARYIECRLLPFAKKVLYNPELTEFVESYDGRNKEPVAFPAKIPVVLIQGVSGIAVGMSTYILPHNPIEVFDGMAASLRGESYELYPDFPGGGIVDVDDYNDGRGSVSIRAKLNTKDPKRIIIEELPYGTTSEMMIRSVEDAAKKGKLKISSITDYTAEKVNIEISLARNTYSKEIVDALYAYTACETKLSVNPLVIRDNTPTIMGVHEILDFHAHHLVDVLEAELKLEKGHLLDKLHYRTLERIFIEERIYKRIEQKKSAEDVNKAVVSGFKPFTEELLRPLDGEDVERLLKIPIRRISLFDIEKNHQEIESINDQLADIEKKLADLTGYALSFISELKELMSDEEHKRKSTIKKFDMVDVKEVAERNLPLRYDAAAGYLGYDVKKGNTLFDVSPFDRILVIRKDGNYQVIDAPEKEFVGKGMLYCGLADKDELAKIVFTVIYQEKTYKYLFIKRCQITSYQLKKLYPLVPEGNFKIVKLSTFENAEMNLTYKKKPGLRILEEKFYFSDYKPKGVKANGVRLAVKEVASIRLRAVKEVVHEDQREPSLFDDEMERE from the coding sequence ATGACCCAGGCACACGCAATTTTCAAAGAGAACTTCCTGGAATACGCAAGTTATGTCATCAAGGAGAGGGCAATCCCCGATCTTGTGGATGGATTCAAGCCTGTTCAAAGGAGAATCATCCATACGCTCTTTGAGATGGATGACGGCAAATTCCACAAGGTTGCAAACGTAGTAGGGTGGGCGATGCGCTATCACCCGCATGGGGATTCTTCCATCTACGAAGCCTTGGTAAACCTTGCCAACTGTGACTTGTTTATTGAGCGCCAGGGTAACTACGGAAATATCTTGACCGGGGACAGGGCTGCTGCGGCACGATACATCGAATGCCGTCTTCTCCCGTTTGCCAAGAAGGTGTTGTATAATCCTGAGCTTACCGAGTTTGTGGAATCCTATGATGGAAGGAACAAGGAACCTGTAGCATTCCCAGCCAAGATTCCTGTAGTCCTCATACAAGGAGTTAGTGGTATTGCTGTAGGTATGAGTACCTATATTCTTCCTCATAACCCGATTGAGGTGTTTGACGGAATGGCTGCCTCATTGCGGGGAGAGTCATACGAACTCTACCCCGATTTCCCTGGAGGAGGCATCGTTGATGTTGATGACTATAACGATGGACGGGGTTCGGTATCCATCAGGGCAAAACTGAACACCAAGGATCCAAAACGAATAATCATTGAGGAACTCCCCTATGGGACCACCAGTGAGATGATGATTCGCTCGGTCGAAGATGCAGCCAAGAAGGGGAAGCTGAAGATCAGCTCCATTACTGACTATACCGCCGAGAAGGTGAACATCGAGATCAGCCTTGCCCGAAACACCTATTCAAAGGAAATTGTGGATGCCTTATATGCCTATACGGCATGTGAGACCAAGCTCTCCGTCAATCCACTTGTAATCAGGGATAATACCCCGACCATCATGGGGGTGCATGAGATACTGGATTTCCATGCGCATCACTTGGTTGATGTCCTGGAGGCAGAGTTGAAGCTGGAGAAGGGTCATCTGTTGGACAAGCTCCACTACAGGACCCTGGAAAGAATCTTCATTGAAGAGCGGATCTATAAGCGTATTGAACAGAAAAAGAGTGCTGAGGATGTGAACAAAGCGGTTGTCAGTGGATTCAAGCCATTTACTGAAGAACTGCTCCGCCCGCTTGATGGTGAGGATGTTGAACGTCTGCTCAAGATACCCATTCGACGCATCAGTTTGTTTGACATTGAGAAGAACCATCAGGAGATTGAGTCGATCAACGATCAGCTTGCAGATATTGAGAAGAAACTTGCGGATCTTACCGGCTATGCGCTCTCGTTCATATCAGAATTGAAGGAGCTTATGTCCGATGAGGAGCATAAGCGTAAAAGTACGATCAAGAAGTTTGATATGGTCGATGTGAAAGAGGTTGCTGAGCGCAATCTGCCACTTCGCTACGATGCTGCCGCTGGGTACCTTGGATATGATGTAAAGAAAGGAAATACCCTATTCGACGTCAGTCCCTTTGACCGCATCCTGGTAATTCGTAAGGATGGCAATTATCAGGTGATTGATGCACCTGAGAAGGAGTTTGTCGGGAAAGGAATGCTCTATTGTGGGCTCGCTGACAAGGACGAGCTTGCCAAGATTGTCTTTACGGTCATTTACCAGGAGAAAACCTACAAGTATCTCTTCATCAAGCGGTGCCAGATTACGAGCTACCAGCTGAAGAAGCTCTACCCTCTGGTACCGGAAGGGAATTTCAAGATAGTCAAGCTGTCCACCTTCGAAAATGCTGAGATGAACCTTACCTATAAGAAGAAACCAGGGCTCAGGATTCTGGAGGAG